One segment of Paenibacillus rhizovicinus DNA contains the following:
- the rpe gene encoding ribulose-phosphate 3-epimerase, with product MSIIAPSILSANFAALAEEIKDVERAGADWIHIDVMDGHFVPTLTFGPMIIQAVRPATKLVFDVHLMIEQPELHIPNYVAAGADRITVHAEACVHLHRVIHQIKEAGLPAGVALNPATPIHVLENVIDDIDMVLIMTVNPGFGGQKFIPQSLNKIRQLRELLTARGRGDMLIQVDGGINADTAPLVREAGSDVFVAGNAVFTERDRAAAIAALR from the coding sequence ATGTCTATCATAGCACCATCGATCCTGTCCGCGAACTTCGCGGCACTCGCAGAAGAAATCAAAGACGTGGAACGTGCCGGAGCGGATTGGATTCATATCGACGTCATGGACGGCCATTTCGTGCCGACGCTGACTTTTGGCCCAATGATTATCCAAGCCGTGAGGCCGGCAACGAAGCTCGTATTCGACGTCCATCTCATGATCGAGCAGCCGGAGCTGCACATTCCGAATTACGTCGCGGCGGGAGCGGATCGAATTACCGTTCATGCAGAGGCCTGCGTCCATTTGCACCGCGTCATCCATCAAATCAAAGAAGCCGGTCTGCCTGCGGGCGTAGCGCTGAATCCGGCTACGCCGATCCATGTATTGGAGAACGTCATCGACGATATCGACATGGTATTGATCATGACGGTCAATCCCGGCTTCGGCGGCCAGAAGTTCATCCCGCAATCGCTGAACAAGATTCGCCAGCTGCGCGAGCTGCTGACGGCGCGCGGACGCGGCGACATGCTCATTCAGGTCGACGGCGGCATTAACGCCGATACGGCTCCGCTCGTCAGGGAAGCGGGAAGCGACGTCTTCGTAGCAGGCAATGCCGTGTTTACCGAACGGGATCGCGCGGCGGCCATCGCTGCACTGCGTTAA
- the rpmB gene encoding 50S ribosomal protein L28, with amino-acid sequence MSRKCFVTGKGPGVGNNVSHANNKTRRSWGVNVQKVRILVNGKPKRVYVSTRALKSGLVTRV; translated from the coding sequence ATGTCTCGCAAATGTTTCGTTACGGGCAAAGGCCCTGGCGTAGGTAACAACGTTTCGCACGCTAACAACAAAACCCGCCGCTCTTGGGGCGTTAACGTTCAGAAAGTTAGAATCCTAGTTAACGGCAAGCCAAAACGCGTTTATGTCAGCACTCGTGCTCTTAAATCCGGTCTTGTTACACGTGTATAG
- a CDS encoding Stp1/IreP family PP2C-type Ser/Thr phosphatase — MALRSDIGRIRLLNEDQGWCGELEPGLVVAIVADGMGGHQAGDVASKLAVDTFREALQGSTAAMTLEERKTLISQAILQANEVVFDTASNNEQYHNMGTTVVAALLTNENGVLGHIGDSRAYQWRDGVLTQLTEDHTLVNELVKSGQITPEEAAKHPRRNVLTRALGTDPQVEVDVRGISWLKDDLILICSDGLSSMIDAAAIIETLQQNELDLEQKADRLVQLALQAGGDDNVTVVLLHHAEDTELEG; from the coding sequence TGCGGCGAGCTGGAGCCTGGTCTTGTCGTTGCAATCGTCGCCGACGGTATGGGCGGCCATCAGGCGGGCGACGTGGCAAGCAAGCTGGCCGTCGATACGTTTCGCGAAGCGCTGCAAGGCTCCACGGCGGCTATGACGCTGGAGGAACGCAAGACGCTGATTAGCCAGGCGATTCTGCAGGCTAATGAAGTTGTTTTCGACACGGCATCCAATAATGAGCAGTACCACAATATGGGCACGACGGTCGTGGCCGCGCTGCTGACGAATGAGAATGGCGTTCTCGGTCATATCGGGGACAGCCGGGCCTATCAATGGCGCGACGGCGTCCTTACGCAGCTGACGGAAGACCATACGCTTGTAAATGAGCTGGTGAAATCCGGGCAAATTACGCCGGAGGAAGCAGCCAAGCATCCGCGCAGGAACGTCCTGACGCGGGCGCTGGGCACAGACCCGCAAGTCGAGGTCGATGTCAGAGGGATTTCTTGGCTGAAGGACGACCTGATTCTCATTTGCAGCGACGGGCTGTCCAGTATGATCGACGCTGCGGCGATTATCGAAACGCTGCAGCAGAATGAGCTTGACTTGGAACAGAAAGCGGACAGGCTCGTCCAGCTTGCGCTCCAGGCGGGCGGAGACGATAATGTGACCGTCGTGCTGCTGCATCATGCCGAAGACACAGAGCTTGAGGGGTGA
- a CDS encoding Asp23/Gls24 family envelope stress response protein, giving the protein MPVQINSEFGNVFITDHVISVLAGSAAMDCYGLVGMASRKQLKDGIAELLGRDNLSRGVEVHRENDFLHIDLYIIVSYGTKISEVAHNIQSKVKYVMNEVVGVKVDVVNIFVQGVRVSR; this is encoded by the coding sequence ATGCCTGTGCAGATTAATTCCGAATTCGGAAACGTATTTATAACCGATCATGTGATTTCCGTCCTTGCCGGTTCAGCAGCGATGGATTGTTATGGACTGGTAGGCATGGCTTCAAGAAAGCAGCTCAAAGACGGCATAGCCGAGCTGCTGGGTCGAGATAATCTGTCGCGCGGTGTAGAAGTCCACCGAGAGAACGATTTCTTACACATAGATTTATACATCATCGTTAGCTACGGCACAAAAATTTCCGAAGTCGCACATAACATTCAGTCGAAAGTGAAATATGTGATGAACGAGGTTGTCGGCGTTAAGGTAGACGTTGTCAATATTTTTGTCCAAGGCGTACGGGTATCTCGGTAG
- the rsgA gene encoding ribosome small subunit-dependent GTPase A gives MEEQTQPSSNKEEQSGRIVKALSGYYYVRPAANPSGSGSDIQCRARGIFKKRGESPLVGDIVDFEETENGEGAVNAIKPRSSELIRPPVANVDLAVLVFSVTEPALNLQLLDKFLVHIEHAGIPAVLCLSKQDLAENGVETEEAAQAIRDVRRVYEPIGYEVIGTSSKRGEGTAELKERLQGHLAVFAGQSGVGKSSLLNALVPGLTLETNAISNRLGRGKHTTRHVELIDIGGGFVADTPGFSQLDFTELGIEELGSCFKEMRERSSSCKFRGCTHIHEPECAVLEALERGEVSPSRHANYVLFMAEMKEKKRRY, from the coding sequence ATGGAGGAACAGACGCAACCGTCGAGCAATAAAGAAGAGCAATCCGGAAGAATCGTTAAAGCGCTGAGCGGGTATTATTATGTACGCCCTGCCGCGAATCCTTCCGGAAGCGGCAGCGACATTCAATGCCGGGCAAGAGGGATCTTCAAGAAGCGCGGCGAATCGCCGCTTGTCGGCGATATCGTCGATTTCGAAGAGACGGAGAACGGGGAAGGCGCGGTGAATGCAATCAAGCCGCGCTCGTCCGAATTGATTCGTCCGCCGGTGGCGAACGTGGATCTGGCCGTATTGGTGTTCTCCGTAACGGAGCCGGCATTGAATTTACAACTGCTCGACAAGTTTCTCGTTCATATCGAGCATGCCGGGATCCCGGCCGTCTTATGTCTAAGTAAACAGGATTTAGCCGAGAACGGCGTGGAAACGGAAGAAGCGGCGCAGGCGATTCGCGACGTGCGGCGCGTTTACGAGCCCATCGGCTATGAAGTGATCGGAACCAGCTCGAAGCGAGGAGAGGGCACTGCCGAGCTCAAGGAACGGCTTCAGGGGCATTTGGCGGTGTTCGCCGGGCAATCCGGCGTTGGGAAATCTTCGCTGCTGAATGCGCTCGTTCCGGGGCTTACGCTCGAAACGAACGCGATCAGCAACCGGCTGGGACGCGGCAAGCATACGACGCGCCATGTCGAGCTGATCGATATCGGCGGCGGCTTCGTGGCGGATACCCCGGGGTTCAGCCAGCTGGATTTCACCGAGCTCGGCATCGAAGAACTAGGCAGCTGTTTCAAAGAAATGAGGGAGCGGTCCTCCTCGTGCAAGTTCCGGGGCTGCACGCATATCCATGAGCCGGAATGCGCAGTGCTGGAAGCTTTGGAAAGAGGAGAAGTCTCGCCAAGCCGGCACGCCAATTACGTGCTGTTCATGGCAGAGATGAAAGAGAAAAAGCGGAGGTACTGA
- the pknB gene encoding Stk1 family PASTA domain-containing Ser/Thr kinase, protein MIGHELGGRYEIITRVGGGGMALVYKAHDVLLNRFVAVKVLRQQFVHDEEFIRRFRREAQSAAALSHPNVVSIYDVGQEDDTHYIVMEYVEGNNLNEIIKERAPLQAEEAVRIAIQICDALEHAHHNQIIHRDIKPHNILIGKNGRVKVTDFGIARAVTSSTITQTGSMVGSVHYFSPEHAKGSVTGEKSDLYSLGIVLYQMLTGKLPFLGESPISVALKHLQENFEEPRELNPYIPQSVENVILKAMRKNQNERYRSASEMLRDLETCLQPERLREPKIEFGHPDFDETRVMPAIRGSISDTLAASAISAKSDHATAADRPERERQERERAVPDRQMATTAAARPDAPEGKDDRWDASGMEDKRKRKWVKPVVTVASTLIIIVLVYWGAMTVLGWFDIKEVEVPNVVNMTETDARTALEQAGLKVEEPTIRTDKEGVAKDIVYEQSKPNQRVKVGAFIKLYVSTGPKMATASNYLGKLYEDVEAELVGLGVSKDNIAKEEIYSDEAPGTILEQTPAAGEEFDPKKASFKLTVSQGKETFKMPKVIDKMQSAAISQLRSLGLTVNEDDIVYEKSYKPKGTVLAQYPYDPDAEVAKGAPITLTISSGLPEDALEYTFNMLISPAKAGKTSEIRIYYTDATGEKIEWGKRNIKDTQPFSVNVTLAPNTEATVTIMRDKQVVDSFSKTYEDVKSGADSPPETVPGQDEPPADQPAQAEENPTNGSTNTTTNSPTNTGTDQGTNTGTGTDGGTDATVEQ, encoded by the coding sequence ATGATAGGACATGAGCTTGGCGGAAGATATGAAATTATAACGCGCGTCGGCGGAGGCGGCATGGCGCTTGTTTACAAAGCCCATGACGTATTGTTGAACCGTTTCGTCGCCGTTAAAGTGCTTCGCCAGCAATTCGTGCATGACGAGGAATTTATTCGGCGTTTCAGACGGGAAGCGCAGTCGGCGGCTGCCCTTTCGCATCCGAACGTCGTCAGTATCTATGATGTAGGTCAAGAGGATGATACGCATTACATCGTCATGGAATACGTCGAAGGCAACAATCTGAATGAAATCATCAAAGAACGCGCGCCGCTTCAAGCGGAAGAAGCTGTTCGGATCGCGATTCAAATTTGCGATGCCTTGGAGCACGCGCATCATAACCAAATCATCCATCGCGACATTAAGCCTCATAATATACTTATCGGCAAGAACGGACGCGTGAAAGTTACGGATTTCGGCATCGCCCGCGCCGTAACGTCGTCTACCATCACGCAAACCGGTTCCATGGTCGGCTCGGTTCATTATTTCTCGCCCGAGCATGCCAAAGGATCCGTGACCGGCGAAAAGTCGGACTTGTATTCGCTTGGCATTGTGCTCTATCAGATGCTGACAGGCAAGCTGCCGTTCCTCGGCGAAAGCCCGATCAGCGTCGCGCTGAAGCATTTGCAGGAGAATTTCGAAGAACCGCGCGAGCTCAATCCGTACATACCGCAGAGCGTCGAGAACGTAATCTTGAAGGCGATGCGCAAAAATCAGAACGAGCGGTATCGTTCGGCATCCGAGATGCTGCGCGACCTCGAAACGTGCTTGCAGCCCGAGCGGCTGCGCGAGCCGAAGATCGAGTTCGGCCATCCCGATTTCGACGAGACGCGTGTCATGCCCGCCATCCGCGGCAGCATTTCGGATACGCTGGCAGCCTCCGCGATATCGGCCAAATCCGATCACGCGACTGCCGCCGATCGACCGGAACGCGAACGACAGGAACGCGAACGGGCGGTCCCGGATCGGCAAATGGCCACGACGGCCGCGGCGCGGCCGGATGCGCCCGAAGGTAAGGACGACCGCTGGGATGCCAGCGGCATGGAGGACAAGCGCAAGCGTAAATGGGTGAAGCCCGTCGTAACCGTCGCTTCCACGCTGATCATTATCGTACTTGTTTATTGGGGCGCGATGACCGTACTCGGCTGGTTCGACATCAAAGAGGTCGAAGTGCCGAATGTCGTCAACATGACGGAGACCGATGCCCGCACCGCGCTTGAGCAGGCCGGGCTGAAGGTCGAGGAACCGACCATTAGAACGGACAAAGAAGGCGTCGCCAAGGACATCGTGTACGAGCAGTCGAAGCCGAACCAGCGCGTGAAGGTCGGCGCGTTCATTAAACTGTACGTCAGCACGGGACCGAAGATGGCGACGGCTTCCAACTATCTAGGCAAGTTGTACGAAGATGTGGAAGCCGAGCTCGTCGGACTTGGCGTGAGCAAGGACAATATTGCCAAAGAAGAGATCTACAGCGACGAAGCGCCCGGCACGATTCTCGAACAGACGCCGGCTGCCGGCGAAGAGTTCGATCCGAAGAAAGCATCATTCAAGCTGACCGTCAGCCAAGGCAAAGAAACGTTCAAAATGCCGAAGGTCATCGACAAGATGCAAAGCGCGGCGATCTCGCAGCTTCGCTCTTTGGGACTGACGGTGAACGAAGACGACATCGTCTACGAGAAGAGCTATAAGCCGAAAGGTACCGTCCTTGCCCAATATCCGTATGATCCGGACGCGGAAGTCGCGAAAGGCGCGCCGATCACGCTTACGATCAGCTCCGGCTTGCCGGAAGATGCGCTCGAATACACGTTCAATATGCTCATATCTCCGGCGAAAGCAGGAAAAACGAGCGAGATCCGAATCTATTATACCGACGCGACCGGCGAGAAAATCGAATGGGGCAAGCGCAATATCAAAGACACCCAGCCGTTCTCCGTCAACGTAACGCTGGCGCCGAACACGGAAGCCACGGTGACGATCATGAGGGATAAGCAAGTCGTCGACTCGTTCTCGAAGACGTACGAAGATGTGAAATCGGGAGCTGACTCGCCGCCGGAAACGGTGCCTGGCCAAGATGAGCCGCCCGCCGACCAGCCAGCTCAAGCCGAGGAGAATCCAACGAATGGCAGTACGAACACAACCACAAACTCGCCGACAAACACGGGCACAGATCAAGGAACAAACACAGGAACAGGAACAGATGGAGGAACAGACGCAACCGTCGAGCAATAA
- a CDS encoding YfhO family protein — MGERLKKAFLLFLYSAGCGIFLFVFTIMKGMANLAFSLLAVLIAIHYFKRVSSIRSRIAFVVLALLFFLISVFIYAAVTAAKTAP, encoded by the coding sequence ATGGGTGAGCGTCTGAAGAAAGCATTCCTGCTGTTCCTGTACAGCGCCGGGTGCGGCATCTTTTTGTTCGTGTTCACGATTATGAAGGGCATGGCGAACCTGGCGTTCTCCTTGCTTGCCGTACTCATCGCGATCCATTACTTCAAGCGGGTCTCGTCGATCCGCTCGCGCATTGCGTTTGTCGTGCTCGCGCTGCTGTTTTTTCTTATTTCCGTCTTTATCTATGCAGCCGTAACGGCTGCAAAAACCGCTCCTTAG
- the spoVM gene encoding stage V sporulation protein SpoVM, whose translation MKFYTIKLPKFLGGFVKAILNTFQKS comes from the coding sequence ATGAAATTTTACACAATCAAGCTGCCGAAGTTTTTAGGTGGCTTTGTGAAGGCGATTCTAAATACGTTTCAGAAGAGCTAA